The following coding sequences lie in one Primulina huaijiensis isolate GDHJ02 chromosome 2, ASM1229523v2, whole genome shotgun sequence genomic window:
- the LOC140970413 gene encoding mediator of RNA polymerase II transcription subunit 15a-like isoform X2: MDSNNRGAAEAQLQIPGQSMSSESVVPPGMQAGDWRYQLQADSRQRIVNKIMKTLKRHLPFSGQEGLQELKKIAMSLEEKIYTAATSQSDYLRKISVKMLTMETKSQNPLTNPLQPNTASNSKNPQDRVTKQEMDSNNRGAAEAQLQIPGQSMSSESVVPPGMQAGDWRYQLQADSRQRIVNKIMKTLKRHLPFSGQEGLQELKKIAMSLEEKIYTAATSQSDYLRKISVKMLTMETKSQNPLTNPLQPNTTSNSKNPQDPEMDSNNWRAAQAQLQIPGQSMSSESVVPPGMEAGDWRNQLQADSRQRIVNKIMETLKRHLPFSGPEGLQELKKIAMRFEEKIYTAATSQSDYLRKISLKMLTMETKSQNPMTNPLQPNTASNSKNPQDPASQTMQSQMQNQVQSLPMTMVSNQSQVRQQLLSQNIQNNLTSTGAQLPGGGMSQGTVPNVSSQNPNMQNIQNMSNVTQNVVGNSMGQSMPSNMFANSQRQMGRQQQVASQDQQQQSQNSQQYPYNQQLQHHLMKQKFQQGTVPQSLMQAQIQQQQQPLLQPGQLQSSQQAVMQPSLRQSSASSTLQQNQQQSLQQSAQSMLQQQQQQSVLRQQQPSVIHQQQTSLPQHSVLPAQQHQPQQLSGQQPNASNMQQNQLIGQQNNALDAQQQHQQQQRIMAQQNNITSLQPPQTINQQNNLPNMHQQLSSGQQNNLQNVHQQQLGSQTNLSGFQQQQMVGIQNGGSSLQPNPQSVHMLQQSKVSVQQQMQQNMANCLPNQAHQTLSQPPQQQLMSQIQSQQGQLQQQLGLQQQVNPLQRDMQQRIQTSGPLLQPHNTIDQQKQLLQSQRIIPEVPLNSSQTGNSNGGDWQEEVYQKIKTMNEMYFPDLNEMYQRMAAKLQQHDSLPQQPKNEQLDKLRFYKLMLERLLMFLQTNKNEVNHSHKEKIVGVEKQIVNVLNSNRPRKPVSSLHQGQIPQPHLPAMQQSQQPQPQISQMHIPENQMNSQMQPINGQNSVTTAQQNNLNNLPHNSLPSVSAISNSRQNMMDTLQPGSNVEPGQGNSLNSIQQVPMSSLQQNLVTGAQQMNINSISSQNGLTAMPSNMNPLQSNSNILQPHQIKPEQQIFPTQQVKQQYQQRQMQQQYMQRQQLIQQQTTQQSTSQLTAQQMMQLNQINDTNDIKMRHQISSKSGVIQQHTSSGQRQSYHHPHMKSGTPFSISSPQVLQGGSPQISLHPSPQLDQQNLQASHVKAGTPLQSANSPFIVPSPSTSMVPSPMPGDSEKINPGVSSLSNAGNIVHNSTAGASGPAQSLAIGTPGISASPLLAEFTSPDGTHGAASTIVSGNNNVVEQPLERLIKVVKSMSQKALSASVSDISSVVSMVDRIAGSAPGNGSRAAVGEDLVAMTKCRLQARNFFTQDGPGGTKKMRRYTSAMPSNVVSSTCSVSDNVRHINGSESDGESTGASSVKRPRIEANHALEEELHEINQRLIDTAVYICEDVDPTAVAAAAEGGGGIIVKCSFSAVALSPNLKSQYASAQMSPIQPLRLLVPNNYPNCSPILLDKFPVEVSKEYEDLSRKAKSRFSISLRTLAQPMSLGEIARTWDICARAVISEYAQQSGGGTFSSKYGTWEDCLSTA, translated from the exons ATGGATAGCAATAATCGGGGCGCAGCCGAGGCCCAGTTGCAGATTCCGGGTCAATCTATGAGCAGTGAATCGGTGGTGCCTCCTGGAATGCAAGCTGGTGACTGGAGGTATCAGCTTCAAGCGGATTCTAGACAGAGAATTGTTAACAAGAT AATGAAAACCTTGAAGAGGCATCTTCCTTTTTCTGGCCAAGAAGGACTGCAGGAACTTAAGAAAATAGCTATGAGTTTAGAGGAGAAGATATACACTGCAGCAACAAGTCAG TCAGATTACTTGAGAAAGATTTCTGTGAAGATGCTGACAATGGAGACTAAATCCCAAAATCCTCTGACCAATCCTCTTCAACCCAATACTGCAAGCAATAGCAAAAATCCCCAAGATCGAg TGACAAAACAAGAAATGGATAGCAATAATCGGGGCGCAGCCGAGGCCCAGTTGCAGATTCCGGGTCAATCTATGAGCAGTGAATCGGTGGTGCCTCCTGGAATGCAAGCTGGTGACTGGAGGTATCAGCTTCAAGCGGATTCTAGACAGAGAATTGTTAACAAGAT AATGAAAACCTTGAAGAGGCATCTTCCTTTTTCTGGCCAAGAAGGACTGCAGGAACTTAAGAAAATAGCTATGAGTTTAGAGGAGAAGATATACACTGCAGCAACAAGTCAG TCAGATTACTTGAGAAAGATTTCTGTGAAGATGCTGACAATGGAGACTAAATCCCAAAATCCTCTGACCAATCCTCTTCAACCCAATACTACAAGCAATAGCAAAAATCCCCAAGATCCAg AAATGGATAGCAATAATTGGCGCGCAGCCCAGGCCCAGTTGCAGATTCCGGGTCAATCTATGAGTAGTGAATCGGTGGTGCCTCCTGGAATGGAAGCTGGTGACTGGAGGAATCAGCTTCAAGCGGATTCTAGGCAGAGAATTGTTAACAAGAT AATGGAGACCTTGAAGAGGCATCTTCCTTTTTCTGGCCCAGAGGGACTGCAGGAACTTAAGAAAATAGCCATGAGGTTTGAGGAGAAGATTTACACTGCAGCAACAAGTCAA TCAGATTACTTGAGAAAGATTTCTTTGAAGATGCTGACAATGGAGACTAAATCCCAAAATCCTATGACCAATCCTCTTCAACCCAATACTGCAAGCAATAGCAAAAATCCCCAAGATCCAG CTTCTCAGACAATGCAGTCTCAAATGCAAAATCAGGTGCAGTCGCTACCTATGACTATGGTTTCCAATCAATCTCAAGTGCGCCAACAGCTATTATCCCAGAATATTCAGAATAACCTCACATCAACTGGAGCCCAGCTCCCTGGTGGTGGCATGTCTCAGGGCACTGTGCCTAATGTGTCTAGTCAGAATCCTAACATGCAAAATATACAGAACATGTCTAATGTAACTCAAAATGTAGTAGGGAATTCTATGGGGCAAAGTATGCCATCCAATATGTTTGCCAACTCTCAGAGACAGATGGGGAGGCAACAACAAGTTGCATCACAGGATCAACAGCAACAATCTCAAAATTCGCAGCAATATCCGTACAACCAGCAGCTACAACACCACCTTATGAAGCAAAAGTTCCAACAAGGAACTGTCCCACAATCTCTTATGCAAGCTCAgatacagcagcagcagcagccccTTTTACAACCAGGTCAGCTCCAATCCTCTCAGCAGGCTGTTATGCAGCCTTCTTTGAGGCAATCATCAGCTTCATCTACTCTTCAGCAAAATCAGCAGCAGTCTCTTCAACAGTCAGCTCAATCTATgcttcagcagcagcagcagcaatcGGTCCTCCGGCAGCAGCAGCCTTCTGTCATTCATCAGCAGCAAACTTCTTTGCCTCAGCATTCAGTTCTACCTGCACAGCAACACCAACCGCAACAGCTTAGTGGACAGCAGCCAAATGCTTCAAACATGCAACAGAATCAACTGATTGGGCAGCAAAACAATGCCCTTGATGCACAGCAGCagcatcaacaacaacaaaggATTATGGCTCAGCAAAACAATATCACTAGCCTTCAACCACCGCAGACAATTAATCAGCAAAACAACCTTCCAAATATGCATCAGCAGCTGTCATCTGGGCAGCAGAATAACCTCCAGAATGTGCATCAGCAGCAGTTAGGCTCTCAAACTAATTTATCTGGTTTCCAACAGCAGCAAATGGTTGGAATTCAGAATGGTGGCTCCAGCTTGCAGCCTAATCCACAGTCAGTCCATATGTTGCAACAATCCAAGGTCTCAGTGCAGCAGCAAATGCAACAGAACATGGCAAACTGTTTACCTAACCAAGCTCATCAGACACTGTCACAACCACCGCAACAGCAACTGATGTCACAGATCCAGTCACAACAAGGCCAACTGCAACAGCAATTAGGCTTGCAACAGCAGGTAAATCCATTGCAAAGAGACATGCAACAAAGGATTCAAACGTCTGGTCCCTTGCTTCAACCACATAATACTATTGATCAACAGAAGCAGTTGTTACAGTCTCAAAGAATCATTCCAGAGGTTCCTCTAA ATTCATCACAGACTGGAAATTCTAATGGCGGGGACTGGCAAGAAGAGGTTTATCAAAAG ATCAAAACCATGAATGAGATGTATTTTCCTGATTTAAACGAGATGTACCAGCGAATGGCTGCTAAGTTGCAGCAG CATGATTCCCTTCCTCAACAGCCTAAGAATGAGCAACTTGACAAGCTCAGATTTTATAAGCTTATGTTGGAACGTTTGTTAATGTTTCTCCAAACTAACAAGAATGAAGTTAACCATTCTCACAAGGAAAAGATTGTTGGCGTTGAGAAGCAGATTGTCAATGTTCTTAATTCGAACAGGCCACGGAAGCCTGTTTCTTCTTTGCATCAAGGGCAGATCCCCCAGCCTCACTTGCCTGCTATGCAACAATCTCAGCAGCCACAACCTCAAATTTCTCAGATGCATATCCCAGAGAATCAAATGAATTCTCAGATGCAGCCAATAAATGGACAGAATTCTGTGACGACTGCACAGCAGAACAATTTGAACAACTTGCCGCACAACTCGTTACCTTCTGTGTCTGCTATCTCAAATTCCCGTCAAAACATGATGGATACACTCCAGCCTGGCTCAAATGTTGAACCTGGACAAGGCaattctctcaactcaattcaACAAGTACCTATGAGTTCTCTGCAACAAAATTTGGTAACTGGCGCACAGCAAATGAATATTAACTCAATATCATCACAAAATGGTCTAACAGCAATGCCATCAAATATGAATCCCCTGCAGTCAAATTCTAACATACTCCAACCCCATCAAATAAAACCAGAGCAACAAATTTTTCCAACGCAGCAAGTGAAACAGCAGTATCAGCAGAGGCAGATGCAGCAACAATATATGCAGAGACAGCAGTTGATTCAGCAGCAAACAACTCAGCAGTCAACTTCACAGTTAACTGCTCAGCAAATGATGCAGCTTAATCAGATTAATGACACCAATGATATAAAGATGAGACACCAGATAAGTAGCAAATCAGGAGTTATCCAGCAACATACTTCCTCTGGCCAACGGCAATCATATCATCACCCCCACATGAAATCTGGAACTCCGTTCTCAATTTCTTCTCCTCAGGTCCTTCAGGGTGGATCCCCTCAAATTAGTCTTCATCCTTCACCACAACTTGACCAACAGAATCTTCAGGCATCTCATGTCAAAGCTGGAACCCCTTTGCAATCAGCAAATTCTCCTTTCATCGTCCCATCTCCTTCAACTTCCATGGTTCCATCACCCATGCCAGGTGATTCTGAGAAAATCAATCCTGGTGTTTCATCGCTGTCAAATGCTGGAAACATTGTGCACAATTCAACTGCTGGAGCATCTGGACCAGCCCAATCTCTTGCAATTGGGACTCCTGGGATATCAGCCTCACCTTTGCTTGCAGAATTCACCAGCCCTGATGGCACTCATGGTGCGGCATCAACAATTGTTTCCGGAAACAATAATGTTGTGGAACAGCCACTTGAACGCTTAATCAAAGTG GTGAAATCTATGTCTCAGAAAGCATTAAGTGCATCTGTTAGCGACATCAGCTCAGTTGTCAGTATGGTTGACAGAATTGCAGGATCTGCTCCAGGAAATGGATCACGGGCTGCAGTAGGTGAAGATTTGGTTGCTATGACTAAATGTCGTCTTCAGGCCCGAAACTTTTTTACGCAAGATGGACCTGGTGGAACCAAGAAAATGAGACGTTATACAAGTGCAATGCCATCCAATGTTGTTTCATCTACCTGCAGTGTGAGTGATAATGTCAGGCATATAAATGGAAGTGAATCTGATGGAGAGTCCACTGGGGCATCGAGTGTCAAGAGGCCAAGGATTGAG GCTAACCACGCACTTGAAGAAGAGTTACATGAAATTAATCAGCGACTTATAGATACTGCTGTATATATATGTGAAGATGTTGATCCAACTGCAGTTGCTGCTGCGGCTGAAGGTGGTGGAGGAATTATTGTGAAGTGTTCTTTCAGTGCTGTGGCACTGAGTCCAAATCTGAAGTCACAATATGCTTCAGCGCAAATG TCACCGATTCAACCTTTAAGGTTGTTAGTTCCCAACAACTATCCAAATTGCTCTCCTATACTTTTGGACAAGTTTCCAGTTGAAGTCAG TAAAGAATATGAAGACCTCTCCAGAAAGGCCAAATCAAGATTTAGCATCTCTCTCCGAACTCTAGCCC
- the LOC140970413 gene encoding mediator of RNA polymerase II transcription subunit 15a-like isoform X5, with translation MDSNNRGAAEAQLQIPGQSMSSESVVPPGMQAGDWRYQLQADSRQRIVNKIMKTLKRHLPFSGQEGLQELKKIAMSLEEKIYTAATSQSDYLRKISVKMLTMETKSQNPLTNPLQPNTASNSKNPQDRVTKQEMDSNNRGAAEAQLQIPGQSMSSESVVPPGMQAGDWRYQLQADSRQRIVNKIMKTLKRHLPFSGQEGLQELKKIAMSLEEKIYTAATSQSDYLRKISVKMLTMETKSQNPLTNPLQPNTSKNPQDPASQTMQSQMQNQVQSLPMTMVSNQSQVRQQLLSQNIQNNLTSTGAQLPGGGMSQGTVPNVSSQNPNMQNIQNMSNVTQNVVGNSMGQSMPSNMFANSQRQMGRQQQVASQDQQQQSQNSQQYPYNQQLQHHLMKQKFQQGTVPQSLMQAQIQQQQQPLLQPGQLQSSQQAVMQPSLRQSSASSTLQQNQQQSLQQSAQSMLQQQQQQSVLRQQQPSVIHQQQTSLPQHSVLPAQQHQPQQLSGQQPNASNMQQNQLIGQQNNALDAQQQHQQQQRIMAQQNNITSLQPPQTINQQNNLPNMHQQLSSGQQNNLQNVHQQQLGSQTNLSGFQQQQMVGIQNGGSSLQPNPQSVHMLQQSKVSVQQQMQQNMANCLPNQAHQTLSQPPQQQLMSQIQSQQGQLQQQLGLQQQVNPLQRDMQQRIQTSGPLLQPHNTIDQQKQLLQSQRIIPEVPLTSLDSSQTGNSNGGDWQEEVYQKIKTMNEMYFPDLNEMYQRMAAKLQQHDSLPQQPKNEQLDKLRFYKLMLERLLMFLQTNKNEVNHSHKEKIVGVEKQIVNVLNSNRPRKPVSSLHQGQIPQPHLPAMQQSQQPQPQISQMHIPENQMNSQMQPINGQNSVTTAQQNNLNNLPHNSLPSVSAISNSRQNMMDTLQPGSNVEPGQGNSLNSIQQVPMSSLQQNLVTGAQQMNINSISSQNGLTAMPSNMNPLQSNSNILQPHQIKPEQQIFPTQQVKQQYQQRQMQQQYMQRQQLIQQQTTQQSTSQLTAQQMMQLNQINDTNDIKMRHQISSKSGVIQQHTSSGQRQSYHHPHMKSGTPFSISSPQVLQGGSPQISLHPSPQLDQQNLQASHVKAGTPLQSANSPFIVPSPSTSMVPSPMPGDSEKINPGVSSLSNAGNIVHNSTAGASGPAQSLAIGTPGISASPLLAEFTSPDGTHGAASTIVSGNNNVVEQPLERLIKVVKSMSQKALSASVSDISSVVSMVDRIAGSAPGNGSRAAVGEDLVAMTKCRLQARNFFTQDGPGGTKKMRRYTSAMPSNVVSSTCSVSDNVRHINGSESDGESTGASSVKRPRIEANHALEEELHEINQRLIDTAVYICEDVDPTAVAAAAEGGGGIIVKCSFSAVALSPNLKSQYASAQMSPIQPLRLLVPNNYPNCSPILLDKFPVEVSKEYEDLSRKAKSRFSISLRTLAQPMSLGEIARTWDICARAVISEYAQQSGGGTFSSKYGTWEDCLSTA, from the exons ATGGATAGCAATAATCGGGGCGCAGCCGAGGCCCAGTTGCAGATTCCGGGTCAATCTATGAGCAGTGAATCGGTGGTGCCTCCTGGAATGCAAGCTGGTGACTGGAGGTATCAGCTTCAAGCGGATTCTAGACAGAGAATTGTTAACAAGAT AATGAAAACCTTGAAGAGGCATCTTCCTTTTTCTGGCCAAGAAGGACTGCAGGAACTTAAGAAAATAGCTATGAGTTTAGAGGAGAAGATATACACTGCAGCAACAAGTCAG TCAGATTACTTGAGAAAGATTTCTGTGAAGATGCTGACAATGGAGACTAAATCCCAAAATCCTCTGACCAATCCTCTTCAACCCAATACTGCAAGCAATAGCAAAAATCCCCAAGATCGAg TGACAAAACAAGAAATGGATAGCAATAATCGGGGCGCAGCCGAGGCCCAGTTGCAGATTCCGGGTCAATCTATGAGCAGTGAATCGGTGGTGCCTCCTGGAATGCAAGCTGGTGACTGGAGGTATCAGCTTCAAGCGGATTCTAGACAGAGAATTGTTAACAAGAT AATGAAAACCTTGAAGAGGCATCTTCCTTTTTCTGGCCAAGAAGGACTGCAGGAACTTAAGAAAATAGCTATGAGTTTAGAGGAGAAGATATACACTGCAGCAACAAGTCAG TCAGATTACTTGAGAAAGATTTCTGTGAAGATGCTGACAATGGAGACTAAATCCCAAAATCCTCTGACCAATCCTCTTCAACCCAATAC TAGCAAAAATCCCCAAGATCCAG CTTCTCAGACAATGCAGTCTCAAATGCAAAATCAGGTGCAGTCGCTACCTATGACTATGGTTTCCAATCAATCTCAAGTGCGCCAACAGCTATTATCCCAGAATATTCAGAATAACCTCACATCAACTGGAGCCCAGCTCCCTGGTGGTGGCATGTCTCAGGGCACTGTGCCTAATGTGTCTAGTCAGAATCCTAACATGCAAAATATACAGAACATGTCTAATGTAACTCAAAATGTAGTAGGGAATTCTATGGGGCAAAGTATGCCATCCAATATGTTTGCCAACTCTCAGAGACAGATGGGGAGGCAACAACAAGTTGCATCACAGGATCAACAGCAACAATCTCAAAATTCGCAGCAATATCCGTACAACCAGCAGCTACAACACCACCTTATGAAGCAAAAGTTCCAACAAGGAACTGTCCCACAATCTCTTATGCAAGCTCAgatacagcagcagcagcagccccTTTTACAACCAGGTCAGCTCCAATCCTCTCAGCAGGCTGTTATGCAGCCTTCTTTGAGGCAATCATCAGCTTCATCTACTCTTCAGCAAAATCAGCAGCAGTCTCTTCAACAGTCAGCTCAATCTATgcttcagcagcagcagcagcaatcGGTCCTCCGGCAGCAGCAGCCTTCTGTCATTCATCAGCAGCAAACTTCTTTGCCTCAGCATTCAGTTCTACCTGCACAGCAACACCAACCGCAACAGCTTAGTGGACAGCAGCCAAATGCTTCAAACATGCAACAGAATCAACTGATTGGGCAGCAAAACAATGCCCTTGATGCACAGCAGCagcatcaacaacaacaaaggATTATGGCTCAGCAAAACAATATCACTAGCCTTCAACCACCGCAGACAATTAATCAGCAAAACAACCTTCCAAATATGCATCAGCAGCTGTCATCTGGGCAGCAGAATAACCTCCAGAATGTGCATCAGCAGCAGTTAGGCTCTCAAACTAATTTATCTGGTTTCCAACAGCAGCAAATGGTTGGAATTCAGAATGGTGGCTCCAGCTTGCAGCCTAATCCACAGTCAGTCCATATGTTGCAACAATCCAAGGTCTCAGTGCAGCAGCAAATGCAACAGAACATGGCAAACTGTTTACCTAACCAAGCTCATCAGACACTGTCACAACCACCGCAACAGCAACTGATGTCACAGATCCAGTCACAACAAGGCCAACTGCAACAGCAATTAGGCTTGCAACAGCAGGTAAATCCATTGCAAAGAGACATGCAACAAAGGATTCAAACGTCTGGTCCCTTGCTTCAACCACATAATACTATTGATCAACAGAAGCAGTTGTTACAGTCTCAAAGAATCATTCCAGAGGTTCCTCTAA CATCTTTAGATTCATCACAGACTGGAAATTCTAATGGCGGGGACTGGCAAGAAGAGGTTTATCAAAAG ATCAAAACCATGAATGAGATGTATTTTCCTGATTTAAACGAGATGTACCAGCGAATGGCTGCTAAGTTGCAGCAG CATGATTCCCTTCCTCAACAGCCTAAGAATGAGCAACTTGACAAGCTCAGATTTTATAAGCTTATGTTGGAACGTTTGTTAATGTTTCTCCAAACTAACAAGAATGAAGTTAACCATTCTCACAAGGAAAAGATTGTTGGCGTTGAGAAGCAGATTGTCAATGTTCTTAATTCGAACAGGCCACGGAAGCCTGTTTCTTCTTTGCATCAAGGGCAGATCCCCCAGCCTCACTTGCCTGCTATGCAACAATCTCAGCAGCCACAACCTCAAATTTCTCAGATGCATATCCCAGAGAATCAAATGAATTCTCAGATGCAGCCAATAAATGGACAGAATTCTGTGACGACTGCACAGCAGAACAATTTGAACAACTTGCCGCACAACTCGTTACCTTCTGTGTCTGCTATCTCAAATTCCCGTCAAAACATGATGGATACACTCCAGCCTGGCTCAAATGTTGAACCTGGACAAGGCaattctctcaactcaattcaACAAGTACCTATGAGTTCTCTGCAACAAAATTTGGTAACTGGCGCACAGCAAATGAATATTAACTCAATATCATCACAAAATGGTCTAACAGCAATGCCATCAAATATGAATCCCCTGCAGTCAAATTCTAACATACTCCAACCCCATCAAATAAAACCAGAGCAACAAATTTTTCCAACGCAGCAAGTGAAACAGCAGTATCAGCAGAGGCAGATGCAGCAACAATATATGCAGAGACAGCAGTTGATTCAGCAGCAAACAACTCAGCAGTCAACTTCACAGTTAACTGCTCAGCAAATGATGCAGCTTAATCAGATTAATGACACCAATGATATAAAGATGAGACACCAGATAAGTAGCAAATCAGGAGTTATCCAGCAACATACTTCCTCTGGCCAACGGCAATCATATCATCACCCCCACATGAAATCTGGAACTCCGTTCTCAATTTCTTCTCCTCAGGTCCTTCAGGGTGGATCCCCTCAAATTAGTCTTCATCCTTCACCACAACTTGACCAACAGAATCTTCAGGCATCTCATGTCAAAGCTGGAACCCCTTTGCAATCAGCAAATTCTCCTTTCATCGTCCCATCTCCTTCAACTTCCATGGTTCCATCACCCATGCCAGGTGATTCTGAGAAAATCAATCCTGGTGTTTCATCGCTGTCAAATGCTGGAAACATTGTGCACAATTCAACTGCTGGAGCATCTGGACCAGCCCAATCTCTTGCAATTGGGACTCCTGGGATATCAGCCTCACCTTTGCTTGCAGAATTCACCAGCCCTGATGGCACTCATGGTGCGGCATCAACAATTGTTTCCGGAAACAATAATGTTGTGGAACAGCCACTTGAACGCTTAATCAAAGTG GTGAAATCTATGTCTCAGAAAGCATTAAGTGCATCTGTTAGCGACATCAGCTCAGTTGTCAGTATGGTTGACAGAATTGCAGGATCTGCTCCAGGAAATGGATCACGGGCTGCAGTAGGTGAAGATTTGGTTGCTATGACTAAATGTCGTCTTCAGGCCCGAAACTTTTTTACGCAAGATGGACCTGGTGGAACCAAGAAAATGAGACGTTATACAAGTGCAATGCCATCCAATGTTGTTTCATCTACCTGCAGTGTGAGTGATAATGTCAGGCATATAAATGGAAGTGAATCTGATGGAGAGTCCACTGGGGCATCGAGTGTCAAGAGGCCAAGGATTGAG GCTAACCACGCACTTGAAGAAGAGTTACATGAAATTAATCAGCGACTTATAGATACTGCTGTATATATATGTGAAGATGTTGATCCAACTGCAGTTGCTGCTGCGGCTGAAGGTGGTGGAGGAATTATTGTGAAGTGTTCTTTCAGTGCTGTGGCACTGAGTCCAAATCTGAAGTCACAATATGCTTCAGCGCAAATG TCACCGATTCAACCTTTAAGGTTGTTAGTTCCCAACAACTATCCAAATTGCTCTCCTATACTTTTGGACAAGTTTCCAGTTGAAGTCAG TAAAGAATATGAAGACCTCTCCAGAAAGGCCAAATCAAGATTTAGCATCTCTCTCCGAACTCTAGCCC